In Neorhizobium sp. NCHU2750, a single genomic region encodes these proteins:
- a CDS encoding autotransporter domain-containing protein codes for MSARAISAGARRRLKLCTAIVSVAWLLPFAASAQSAWTGTSDNDFSNSANWTPTAPGTGDATSISTGTPTVSSDATVGSVDVSGGTLHVDGGLTASGGTTLSDPGRIEISTSGTLSSNVEMIGGNLANSGTLDGSLNMTGGETVNDGTITGKTTVDDGKLTNNFVVTDVDVAAAAEFVNNSAATAGAVTNAGTASNAGTIATLTNTGGTFTNNDGGTITGDTVITGGTVNNNFVVTDVDVAAAAIFVNNSGATAGDVTNAGTSSNAGTIATLTNTGGTFTNNDGGTVTGDTVITGGTVTNNFVVTDVDVMAAAMFVNNTGATAGDVTNAGNSSNAGTIASLTNTGGTFTNNDGGTVTGDTVVTGGTVVNNFTVTDVDVAAAASFVNNTGATAGDVTNAGTSSNAGTVASLTNTGGTFTNSGTVTGDTIVTGGTVTNNFTVTDVDVAAAAAFVNNSGATAGNVVNAGTSSNAGTVASLTNTGGTFSNTGTITGDATLTGGTLVNDGSIGGALDIGDDGMLAGSGDLGGLVVGSGGTLSPGPGIATVAVNGNVTFEKGSTYQVDADATGASDRVDASGTVTIDGGTVSVLAGAGTYALDTTYTILTGGSVTGVFDDVNSDLAFLSPILTYDPTSVTLDLYRNDVNFADVAETRNTRATANAVQSLATDNSVFLGVLPLTAAGARDAFSQLSGELHASLKSQLMQQASLAREAVIDRMKGDVPVRQQDGGPSFWMTGIAATDRIDGDGNAAGMDSHVAGLFAGVDGDVADHWKLGGMLGYTNASGGLDADWDSYHAGLYAAADWGAFNFTGGAIYSKNEIRTTRNIAFGTFEDELESNYASATRQVFADLGWRRKAGPVTLEPFANLAYVNLDTDGFREKGGAAALSSNGGTDDVTLTTLGLRWAADIGNQDLPASFSGMLGWRHAIGDLTPSSQMAFSTGSPFFIEGVSLPRDTAVVEASLSAQVTKAARLKLTYSGEFAKSFASHAAKASLIVDF; via the coding sequence ATGTCGGCTCGAGCGATTTCGGCAGGCGCAAGGCGGCGCCTCAAGCTCTGCACGGCGATCGTTTCGGTCGCCTGGCTGCTGCCCTTTGCTGCCTCCGCACAATCCGCCTGGACCGGCACCTCGGACAATGATTTTTCCAACAGCGCCAACTGGACGCCAACGGCGCCGGGCACGGGCGACGCCACCTCGATAAGCACCGGCACGCCGACCGTGTCGTCCGATGCGACCGTCGGCAGCGTCGATGTGAGCGGCGGCACCCTGCATGTCGATGGAGGCCTGACCGCTTCGGGCGGCACGACGCTCTCCGATCCCGGCCGCATCGAGATTTCGACAAGCGGCACGCTGTCCTCGAATGTCGAGATGATCGGCGGCAATCTCGCCAATTCCGGCACGCTGGACGGCAGCCTCAACATGACCGGCGGCGAAACCGTCAATGACGGCACGATCACCGGCAAGACGACGGTCGACGACGGCAAGCTCACCAACAATTTTGTCGTGACCGACGTCGATGTCGCCGCCGCGGCCGAATTCGTCAACAATTCCGCCGCGACCGCCGGCGCCGTGACCAATGCCGGGACGGCCTCGAATGCCGGCACGATCGCCACGCTCACCAATACCGGCGGCACCTTCACCAACAATGACGGCGGCACGATCACCGGCGATACGGTGATCACCGGCGGCACGGTGAACAACAATTTCGTCGTTACCGATGTCGATGTTGCTGCGGCGGCAATCTTCGTCAACAATTCGGGCGCGACCGCCGGCGACGTGACCAATGCCGGCACCTCGTCCAACGCCGGCACGATCGCCACGCTGACCAATACCGGCGGCACCTTCACCAACAATGACGGCGGCACCGTCACCGGCGATACGGTCATCACCGGTGGTACGGTCACCAACAATTTCGTGGTGACCGATGTCGACGTGATGGCGGCGGCGATGTTCGTCAACAATACCGGTGCGACCGCAGGCGACGTCACCAATGCCGGCAACAGTTCCAATGCCGGCACGATCGCCTCTCTGACCAATACGGGCGGCACCTTCACCAACAATGACGGCGGCACCGTCACCGGCGATACGGTCGTGACCGGCGGCACCGTGGTCAACAACTTCACCGTCACCGACGTGGATGTCGCGGCCGCTGCCAGCTTCGTCAACAATACGGGCGCAACGGCCGGCGACGTGACCAACGCCGGCACGAGTTCCAACGCCGGCACCGTCGCCTCGCTGACCAATACTGGCGGCACGTTTACCAATTCCGGCACGGTCACCGGCGATACGATCGTGACCGGCGGCACCGTCACCAACAATTTCACCGTCACCGATGTGGATGTCGCGGCAGCCGCTGCCTTCGTCAACAATTCGGGGGCGACGGCGGGCAATGTCGTCAATGCCGGTACGTCTTCCAACGCCGGCACCGTTGCCTCGCTCACCAATACCGGCGGCACCTTCTCAAACACTGGCACGATCACCGGCGATGCGACGTTGACCGGCGGCACGCTGGTCAACGACGGTTCGATCGGCGGCGCGCTCGATATCGGCGATGACGGTATGCTTGCCGGCTCGGGCGATCTCGGTGGCCTCGTCGTCGGCTCAGGCGGCACGCTTTCGCCCGGACCGGGCATCGCCACGGTGGCCGTCAATGGCAATGTCACCTTCGAAAAGGGCTCGACCTATCAGGTCGACGCGGATGCGACGGGAGCCTCCGATCGCGTCGATGCATCCGGCACGGTGACAATCGATGGCGGCACGGTCTCGGTTCTGGCCGGTGCCGGCACCTATGCGCTCGATACCACCTACACGATCCTGACCGGCGGCAGCGTCACCGGTGTCTTCGACGACGTGAACTCCGATCTCGCCTTCCTGTCGCCGATCCTCACTTATGATCCAACCTCGGTGACGCTCGATCTCTATCGCAACGACGTCAATTTCGCCGACGTGGCCGAAACCCGCAACACGCGTGCGACCGCCAATGCGGTCCAGTCGCTCGCCACCGACAATTCCGTCTTCCTCGGTGTGCTGCCGCTGACCGCCGCCGGCGCCCGCGATGCCTTTTCGCAATTGAGCGGCGAGCTGCACGCCTCGCTGAAAAGCCAGCTCATGCAGCAGGCAAGCCTTGCCCGCGAGGCTGTCATCGACCGCATGAAGGGCGATGTCCCGGTCAGGCAACAGGATGGCGGTCCTTCCTTCTGGATGACCGGCATCGCCGCCACCGACCGGATCGATGGCGATGGCAATGCGGCGGGCATGGACAGCCATGTGGCCGGCCTGTTCGCCGGTGTCGATGGCGACGTTGCAGATCACTGGAAGCTCGGCGGCATGCTCGGCTACACCAATGCCTCGGGCGGCCTCGACGCCGATTGGGACAGCTATCACGCCGGCCTCTATGCCGCCGCCGATTGGGGCGCGTTCAACTTCACCGGCGGGGCGATCTATTCCAAGAACGAGATCCGCACGACGAGAAACATCGCCTTCGGCACCTTCGAGGATGAGCTGGAATCAAATTATGCCAGCGCCACCCGACAGGTCTTTGCCGATCTCGGCTGGCGCCGGAAGGCCGGCCCGGTCACGCTCGAACCGTTTGCAAATCTCGCTTACGTCAATCTCGATACGGATGGCTTCCGCGAGAAGGGCGGGGCGGCGGCACTCTCGTCGAATGGCGGCACGGACGACGTGACGCTGACGACGCTCGGCCTGCGCTGGGCGGCCGATATCGGCAATCAGGATCTGCCGGCAAGCTTCTCCGGCATGCTCGGCTGGCGCCACGCGATCGGCGATCTGACACCGTCGTCGCAAATGGCATTCTCGACCGGCAGCCCGTTCTTCATTGAGGGCGTGTCGCTGCCGCGCGATACGGCGGTCGTCGAGGCGTCTCTTTCGGCGCAGGTGACCAAGGCCGCGCGGCTGAAGCTTACCTATTCAGGCGAATTCGCCAAATCCTTCGCAAGCCATGCTGCGAAGGCGAGCCTCATTGTCGATTTCTGA
- a CDS encoding PilZ domain-containing protein has product MSANASSAGAQPVTPVVQAYCPQVVMLEQDAVYRVYAKGGQDDPTKLLYQASFGDMTRQCTANETTMTINVVAQGRIVQGPAGTPGPVTLPVTVDVVDGDNVITSRKVAFPVTMEAGGSQFMFSNADVQIPNAAGGASRFTRVRLGFDNGPAKGSAKPAAKKLKRG; this is encoded by the coding sequence ATGAGTGCCAACGCATCGTCCGCAGGCGCTCAGCCCGTAACTCCGGTGGTTCAGGCCTATTGCCCGCAGGTCGTCATGCTCGAGCAGGACGCCGTCTACCGCGTCTATGCCAAGGGCGGCCAGGACGATCCGACCAAGCTCCTCTACCAGGCATCCTTCGGCGACATGACCCGCCAGTGCACGGCAAACGAAACGACCATGACGATCAATGTCGTTGCCCAGGGCCGAATCGTTCAGGGCCCGGCAGGCACGCCCGGACCGGTCACCCTGCCGGTGACCGTCGACGTCGTCGATGGCGACAATGTCATCACCTCCCGCAAGGTCGCCTTCCCGGTCACCATGGAGGCCGGCGGCTCGCAGTTCATGTTCTCCAATGCTGACGTGCAGATCCCCAACGCTGCCGGTGGCGCGTCCCGCTTCACCCGTGTCCGCCTCGGCTTCGACAACGGCCCCGCCAAGGGTTCTGCCAAGCCGGCTGCCAAGAAGCTCAAGCGCGGCTGA
- the thrC gene encoding threonine synthase: MEYISTRGTAPALGFRDALMAGLAKDGGLYVPRKWPSLSKKEVRALRGKSYQDIAFAILSRFVDGEIADDKLKSMIDEAYATFRHPAVVPLVQVGPNDFILELFHGTTLAFKDVAMQLLARLMDHVLAERGERATIVGATSGDTGGAAIDAFAGRERTDIFIFFPHGKVSPVQQRQMTSSTASNVHAIAIEGNFDDCQNIVKEMFNDAAFRDRVKLSGVNSINWARIMAQVVYYFTSAISLGSPDRKVSFTVPTGNFGDIFAGYVAKKMGLPIDRLVIATNDNDILARTLKTGRYEMKGVKATTSPSMDIQISSNFERLLFEAYERDDAAVRRSMDGLKQSGSFDIKEKALKAIKREFRAGRATEKQVAATIRDTLAATGYLIDPHTATGVFVAAKNARAGSPMVTLSTAHPAKFPAAVKSACGIDPALPSWLSDLMQREERFDILEPDFKAVETFIGDRTRAK, from the coding sequence GTGGAATACATTTCTACCCGGGGCACCGCACCCGCTCTCGGCTTTCGTGATGCACTCATGGCGGGCCTTGCAAAGGATGGCGGGCTGTATGTCCCGCGCAAATGGCCGTCCCTGTCGAAGAAAGAAGTCCGTGCGCTGCGTGGCAAGAGCTACCAGGATATCGCGTTTGCGATCCTCTCGCGCTTCGTCGACGGCGAGATCGCTGACGACAAATTGAAGTCGATGATCGATGAAGCCTATGCCACGTTCCGCCATCCGGCCGTGGTGCCCTTGGTGCAGGTCGGGCCGAACGATTTCATCCTCGAGCTCTTCCACGGCACGACGCTCGCCTTCAAGGACGTGGCGATGCAGCTGCTGGCGCGGCTGATGGACCATGTGCTCGCCGAGCGCGGTGAACGGGCGACGATCGTCGGCGCGACATCGGGCGATACGGGCGGTGCTGCGATCGACGCGTTTGCCGGCCGCGAGCGTACCGACATCTTCATCTTCTTCCCGCATGGCAAGGTCTCGCCGGTGCAGCAGCGGCAGATGACCTCGTCCACCGCATCCAACGTGCATGCAATCGCCATCGAAGGCAATTTCGACGACTGCCAGAACATCGTCAAAGAGATGTTCAACGATGCCGCCTTCCGCGACAGGGTGAAGCTTTCGGGCGTCAACTCGATCAACTGGGCGCGTATCATGGCCCAGGTCGTCTATTACTTCACCTCCGCCATCTCGCTCGGCAGCCCCGATCGCAAGGTGTCGTTCACCGTGCCGACCGGCAATTTCGGTGATATCTTTGCCGGCTATGTCGCCAAGAAGATGGGACTGCCGATCGACCGGCTCGTCATCGCCACCAATGACAACGACATTCTCGCCCGCACGCTGAAGACCGGTCGCTACGAGATGAAGGGCGTCAAGGCGACGACCTCGCCGTCGATGGACATCCAGATCTCGTCGAATTTCGAGCGTCTTCTGTTCGAAGCCTATGAGCGCGACGATGCCGCCGTGCGCCGCTCGATGGACGGACTGAAGCAATCCGGTTCCTTCGACATCAAGGAAAAGGCCTTGAAGGCGATCAAGCGCGAGTTCCGCGCCGGGCGGGCGACCGAAAAACAGGTTGCCGCCACGATCCGCGACACGCTTGCCGCCACCGGCTACCTGATCGATCCGCATACGGCGACCGGCGTGTTCGTCGCCGCAAAGAATGCCCGCGCCGGCAGCCCGATGGTGACGCTTTCGACCGCGCATCCGGCCAAATTCCCGGCTGCGGTAAAATCCGCTTGCGGAATTGATCCGGCACTTCCATCATGGTTGTCTGATCTTATGCAAAGGGAGGAGCGCTTCGACATTCTTGAACCGGACTTCAAGGCGGTAGAGACCTTCATCGGCGACCGCACCCGGGCCAAGTAA
- a CDS encoding GNAT family protein has translation MARSVFRFLSRQADTPELSGPGHLLRLPHNSDYKAWYRLRSESRGFLQPWEPTWRGDELTEASFRARVLRSTQECAAGLAIPMLLFRKDDMALLGGLTIGYIRRGAAQSCMIGYWMGEKHAGQGHMLAALRVAIPYIYGGLQLHRIEAACIPDNWKSIRLLEKAGFEREGLLRKYLKINGEWRDHMMFSRLPEDGEFGKMMKP, from the coding sequence ATGGCAAGGTCGGTGTTTCGGTTCCTGTCCCGTCAGGCGGACACGCCGGAGCTGTCCGGGCCGGGGCACCTGCTCCGGCTGCCGCATAATTCCGATTACAAGGCGTGGTACAGGCTGCGCTCGGAAAGCCGCGGCTTCCTGCAGCCATGGGAGCCGACATGGCGCGGCGACGAATTGACGGAAGCCTCGTTTCGGGCCCGTGTGCTGCGCAGCACGCAGGAATGCGCGGCCGGGCTTGCCATCCCCATGCTATTGTTTCGCAAGGATGATATGGCCCTGCTTGGCGGGCTGACGATCGGCTATATCAGGCGCGGTGCGGCGCAAAGCTGCATGATCGGATACTGGATGGGCGAAAAACATGCGGGCCAAGGCCATATGTTGGCCGCATTGAGAGTGGCAATCCCCTATATCTACGGCGGACTTCAGTTGCACCGGATCGAGGCAGCCTGTATTCCGGACAATTGGAAGAGTATCCGGCTTTTGGAAAAGGCCGGCTTCGAGCGGGAAGGTCTTTTGCGGAAATATCTCAAAATCAATGGCGAGTGGCGCGACCACATGATGTTTTCCCGGTTGCCGGAAGACGGCGAATTCGGGAAAATGATGAAGCCATGA
- a CDS encoding HAD family hydrolase, producing MSGFDLIIFDCDGVLVDSEIIAAQVESRLLTEAGYPISAEEMGERFAGLTWKDILLAVEKEADIPLSASLLDKSEKLLDARLERDVKVIDGVKFALARLTTQRCICSNSSSKRLDMMLTKVGLKPYFAPHIYSAKDLGPDRVKPKPDIFLHGAAQFGVDPSRCLVIEDSTHGIHGARAAGMRVVGFTGASHTYPSHADRLTDAGAETVISRMHDLPAVVAALGEWAEAI from the coding sequence ATGAGCGGTTTCGACCTCATCATCTTCGATTGCGACGGCGTGCTCGTCGATTCCGAAATCATCGCGGCGCAGGTCGAATCGCGGCTGTTGACGGAAGCCGGTTATCCGATCAGCGCCGAGGAAATGGGCGAGCGCTTTGCCGGGCTGACCTGGAAGGACATTCTGCTCGCCGTCGAGAAGGAAGCCGATATTCCGCTTTCGGCCTCGTTGCTCGACAAGTCGGAAAAGCTGCTCGATGCCCGGCTCGAACGCGACGTGAAGGTCATCGACGGGGTGAAGTTCGCACTCGCCCGCCTGACGACGCAGCGCTGCATCTGCTCCAATTCTTCGAGCAAGCGGCTCGACATGATGCTGACCAAAGTCGGCCTCAAACCCTATTTCGCGCCGCATATCTATTCGGCCAAGGATCTCGGGCCGGACCGGGTCAAGCCGAAGCCGGATATCTTCCTGCATGGCGCCGCGCAGTTCGGCGTCGACCCGTCGCGCTGCCTCGTCATAGAGGATTCGACCCATGGCATTCACGGCGCAAGGGCTGCCGGCATGCGGGTGGTCGGCTTTACCGGCGCATCGCATACCTATCCGAGCCATGCCGACCGGCTGACCGATGCCGGTGCCGAAACGGTAATCTCGCGCATGCACGACCTGCCGGCCGTCGTCGCCGCCCTCGGCGAGTGGGCCGAAGCGATCTAA
- a CDS encoding EAL domain-containing protein, with protein MLALFSVGLGAARAAEPVKISRDDTALDLTATTDIYTNQGEAFQVSTAAGADGIRRRIEVRASSPTHQGDWAVFALSNVSEEQLERVIVAPHFRLVGSKVFWPDLGSQRIISITPSEGFALDRVASPDADVFRITLNPGATITFVAELATPSLPQIYLWQPDAYKDTVNAFTLYRGIVLGIAGLLAVFLTILFVVKGTSMLPAAAALAWAVLAYICVDFGFLDKLITITSSDQRIWRAGAEVALASSLVIFLFTYLNLNRWHVHLGYATLAWVVGLLLLGGVAVYDPSVAAGIARLSFALTGTVGILLIIYLGFNRYDRAILLVPTWTLILVWLFGGWLTVTGKLDNDIIQPALGGGLVLIVLLIGFTVMQHAFAGGAYQQGLFSDLERQSLALTGSGDTVWDWDVARDRVITTPDISGRLGLESGAMHGPVRNWVPRLHPDDRDRFRATLDVLLEHRRGRLHHEFRIRAEDGHFHWLQIRARPVLGSNGEIIRCVGTIIDVTDQKNSVERLLQDALHDNLTGLPNRQVFLDRLQGVLTLAASGDSVRPTVMAIDIDRYKQVNDSLGIAAGDNMLIALTRRLRRLLKPQDTLARLAGDQFGLILVSERDPAKIADFADAVSQAIMVPINYASREIVLTASIGLASFVDQQESAAGLLADAELAMYRAKRGGGNKVEPFRPIFRTSGTDRLQIETDLRRAIERKELSLAYQPIIRLKDGEIAGFEALMRWDHPKRGSIPPAEFIPIAEMSDLIGPLGVFALERAAADLASWQEQTGEVPIFVSVNLSSAQLLNADLYNDVRALLAKTEVNPAQLMLELTESMMMENPEQARLVLAKIKETGLSLALDDFGTGYSSLSHLTQFPFDLIKLDKNLVGDMSEKGAILLRSVVAMVRGLDMSVVAEGIQTDEDAMELAKMGCHFGQSYLFGPPASSEAMLRLLKERFPLTKRA; from the coding sequence ATGCTGGCCCTATTTTCGGTCGGGCTTGGAGCCGCACGTGCTGCGGAGCCGGTGAAGATTTCCCGCGACGACACGGCGCTCGACCTGACGGCGACGACCGACATCTATACCAACCAGGGCGAGGCCTTCCAGGTGTCCACCGCCGCCGGTGCGGACGGCATCCGCCGGCGTATCGAAGTGCGCGCCAGCTCTCCCACCCACCAGGGCGACTGGGCGGTGTTTGCGCTATCCAACGTCTCGGAAGAGCAGCTCGAGCGGGTCATCGTGGCACCGCATTTCCGTCTCGTCGGCTCGAAAGTGTTCTGGCCGGATCTCGGTTCGCAGCGCATCATCTCCATCACGCCGTCGGAAGGCTTTGCGCTCGACCGGGTGGCAAGCCCGGATGCCGACGTGTTCCGCATCACCCTCAATCCGGGTGCGACGATCACCTTCGTTGCCGAGCTTGCGACGCCTTCCCTGCCGCAGATCTATCTGTGGCAGCCCGATGCCTACAAGGACACGGTCAACGCCTTCACACTCTATCGCGGCATCGTGCTCGGCATTGCTGGCCTGCTTGCGGTATTCCTCACCATTCTCTTCGTCGTCAAGGGCACGTCGATGCTGCCGGCGGCGGCGGCCCTCGCCTGGGCAGTGCTTGCCTATATCTGCGTCGACTTCGGCTTTCTCGACAAGCTGATCACCATCACCTCCAGCGACCAGCGCATATGGCGCGCGGGCGCGGAAGTGGCGCTTGCCTCGTCGCTGGTCATCTTCCTGTTCACCTATCTGAACCTCAACCGCTGGCACGTGCATCTCGGCTATGCGACGCTTGCCTGGGTCGTCGGGCTTCTGTTGCTCGGCGGGGTCGCGGTTTACGATCCTTCGGTCGCGGCCGGCATCGCGCGGCTCTCCTTCGCGCTCACCGGTACCGTCGGCATCCTCTTGATCATCTATCTCGGCTTCAACCGCTATGACCGAGCGATATTGCTGGTGCCGACCTGGACGCTGATCCTCGTCTGGCTGTTCGGCGGCTGGCTGACGGTGACGGGCAAGCTCGACAACGACATCATCCAGCCGGCACTCGGCGGCGGCCTGGTGCTGATCGTGCTGCTGATCGGCTTTACCGTCATGCAGCACGCCTTTGCCGGCGGCGCCTACCAGCAGGGCCTGTTCTCGGATCTCGAACGCCAGTCGCTGGCGCTGACGGGTTCGGGCGATACCGTCTGGGACTGGGACGTGGCGCGCGACCGGGTGATCACCACGCCGGATATTTCCGGACGGCTCGGGCTGGAATCCGGCGCCATGCACGGACCGGTGCGCAACTGGGTGCCGCGGCTTCATCCCGACGACCGCGACCGGTTCCGCGCGACGCTCGACGTACTTCTCGAACATCGCCGCGGACGGCTGCATCACGAATTCCGTATCCGCGCCGAAGACGGGCATTTCCACTGGCTGCAGATCCGCGCCCGGCCGGTGCTCGGCTCGAACGGCGAGATCATCCGCTGCGTCGGCACGATCATCGACGTGACCGACCAGAAGAATTCTGTCGAACGGCTGCTTCAGGATGCGCTGCACGACAACCTGACCGGTCTTCCCAACCGGCAGGTCTTCCTCGACCGCCTGCAGGGCGTGCTGACGCTTGCCGCAAGCGGCGACAGCGTGCGCCCGACGGTGATGGCGATCGATATCGACCGCTACAAGCAGGTCAATGACAGCCTCGGCATCGCGGCCGGCGACAACATGCTGATCGCGCTGACGCGCCGCCTGCGCCGCCTGTTGAAGCCGCAGGATACGCTGGCGCGGCTTGCCGGCGACCAGTTCGGCCTCATTCTAGTGTCCGAGCGCGACCCGGCCAAGATCGCCGATTTCGCCGATGCGGTGTCGCAGGCGATCATGGTGCCGATCAATTATGCTTCACGCGAGATCGTGCTGACCGCCTCGATCGGGCTTGCCTCCTTCGTCGACCAGCAGGAAAGCGCTGCCGGCCTGCTCGCCGATGCCGAGCTTGCGATGTACCGGGCAAAGCGCGGCGGCGGCAACAAGGTGGAGCCGTTCCGGCCGATCTTCCGCACCTCCGGCACAGACCGGCTGCAGATCGAAACCGACCTGCGCCGGGCAATCGAACGCAAGGAGCTGTCGCTTGCCTACCAGCCGATCATCCGGCTGAAGGATGGCGAGATTGCCGGTTTCGAGGCGCTGATGCGGTGGGATCATCCCAAGCGCGGCAGCATACCACCGGCGGAGTTCATCCCGATTGCGGAAATGTCCGATCTCATCGGGCCGCTCGGCGTGTTCGCGCTGGAACGGGCGGCAGCCGATCTCGCCTCATGGCAGGAACAGACCGGCGAGGTGCCGATCTTCGTTTCGGTCAACCTGTCGAGCGCACAGCTGCTCAATGCCGATCTCTACAACGACGTCAGGGCGCTGCTTGCCAAGACGGAGGTCAATCCGGCCCAGTTGATGCTGGAACTGACCGAAAGCATGATGATGGAGAACCCGGAACAGGCAAGGCTGGTTCTGGCGAAGATCAAGGAGACGGGGCTGAGCCTGGCGCTCGACGATTTCGGCACCGGCTATTCCTCGCTTTCACACCTTACCCAGTTTCCGTTCGACCTGATCAAGCTCGACAAGAACCTCGTCGGCGACATGAGCGAAAAGGGCGCGATCCTGCTCCGCTCGGTGGTCGCCATGGTGCGCGGGCTCGACATGTCTGTGGTTGCCGAGGGCATCCAGACCGACGAGGACGCGATGGAACTTGCCAAGATGGGCTGCCATTTCGGCCAGAGCTATCTCTTCGGCCCGCCGGCTTCGAGCGAGGCTATGCTGCGGTTGCTGAAGGAACGGTTTCCGCTGACGAAGCGGGCTTGA
- a CDS encoding pitrilysin family protein: MNVEITRLPSGLTVVTESMPHLESVALGVWIKSGSRNETEEEHGIAHLLEHMAFKGTARRSARDIAEEIEDVGGELNAATSTETTSYYARVLKDHVPLAVDILADILTESAFDEEELRREKNVILQEIGAANDTPDDVVFDKFSEIAYRGQTIGRAILGTPERVMSFTPPQIRNYLSRNYTTDRMFIVAAGAVDHQTFCKQVEERFAGLPTTPSAPPVFDPARYIGGDVREERDLMDTQVLLGFEGKAYHMRDFYCSQILANILGGGMSSRLFQEVREHRGLCYSVYAFHWGFSDTGIFGIHAATGSDDLPKLIPVIIDELHKSSETIHQVEIDRARAQIRAQLLMGQESPAARAGQIARQMMLYGRPIPNEEMMERLTGITTERLTDLAGRLFFDTVPTLSAVGPIEKLAPMSEIATALSSPVIKTKAAG, encoded by the coding sequence ATGAATGTAGAGATTACCCGGCTCCCCTCCGGGCTTACTGTCGTCACCGAAAGCATGCCGCATCTGGAAAGCGTGGCTCTCGGCGTGTGGATCAAATCAGGCTCTCGCAACGAGACCGAGGAGGAGCATGGCATTGCCCATCTCCTGGAGCACATGGCGTTCAAGGGCACCGCGCGACGCAGCGCCCGCGACATTGCCGAAGAGATCGAGGATGTCGGCGGCGAGTTGAACGCCGCCACCTCGACCGAGACGACCTCCTATTATGCCCGCGTGCTGAAGGACCATGTTCCGCTCGCGGTCGACATTCTCGCCGACATCCTGACCGAATCCGCATTTGACGAGGAAGAACTGCGGCGCGAGAAGAACGTCATCCTGCAGGAGATCGGCGCTGCCAACGACACGCCGGACGACGTCGTGTTCGACAAGTTCTCCGAGATCGCCTATCGCGGCCAGACGATCGGACGCGCCATTCTGGGCACGCCGGAACGGGTGATGAGTTTCACGCCGCCGCAGATCCGCAACTATCTCTCGCGCAATTACACGACCGACCGGATGTTCATCGTGGCCGCCGGCGCCGTCGATCATCAGACCTTCTGCAAACAGGTCGAGGAACGCTTTGCCGGCCTGCCGACGACACCGAGCGCTCCTCCGGTCTTCGACCCGGCCCGCTATATCGGCGGCGACGTGCGCGAGGAACGCGACCTCATGGATACTCAGGTCCTGCTCGGGTTCGAGGGCAAGGCCTATCACATGCGCGACTTCTACTGTTCGCAGATCCTCGCCAACATTCTCGGCGGGGGCATGTCGTCGCGCCTGTTCCAGGAAGTGCGCGAGCATCGCGGGCTCTGCTATTCGGTCTATGCCTTCCATTGGGGCTTTTCCGATACCGGCATTTTCGGCATCCATGCGGCTACCGGCAGTGACGACCTGCCGAAGCTGATCCCGGTCATCATCGACGAACTGCACAAGTCGTCGGAAACCATCCATCAGGTGGAAATCGACCGCGCGCGGGCGCAGATCCGCGCCCAGCTTCTGATGGGCCAGGAAAGCCCGGCCGCACGCGCCGGCCAGATTGCCCGGCAGATGATGCTCTACGGACGCCCGATCCCGAACGAAGAGATGATGGAACGGCTGACCGGGATTACCACCGAGCGGCTGACCGACCTTGCCGGCCGGCTGTTCTTCGACACCGTGCCGACGCTTTCGGCCGTCGGGCCGATCGAGAAGCTCGCGCCCATGTCGGAAATCGCCACGGCCCTTTCTTCCCCCGTCATCAAGACAAAAGCGGCCGGCTGA